In Clostridioides difficile, the genomic window TTAAGCAACTTTGGGATATAGATAGAAGTTATTTTAAAAAAGAGGATAATATAAAAGCAACAGTTTTAGTCGGCTTCGAAAAGAAAAGAACGGCGGTTAGCAACACATTTGATTCTTACTTAAAAGAGTTTAATGTTTTAAGGAATATGATGTTAAATACATATATAAGAAAAAATGAGTTTATTGAGCAAGCATTAATGAAAAAATTATCTTTAACAGATTATACAAAAATAACTAAAGAGCATTTTAGTAGACAAGAGTTTACTAGCATGTTAGAAGAATTAAAAGAAAGAGGTGTGTTATAGATGCCAGTATTCAACAAAGACCTTTTAGAAGAAAAAGAAAAGCCACTTTTGAAAAGTGGTACAGTTGGGCAGGAAAATATTATTTCTACGGATAGCGATAAAACATTAAGTATATATAATCTAGTTAATAAGAAAAGTAAAAAAGTAACTATGAGTGCAACACTAGACAAAGAGCTTGTAGACAAGTTGAAGTCTCTTGCAATAGACTTAGATAGTGATGTAAGTAAAATATTAAGTGATATGTTAACAAAGCTTTTATATGATGTAGATGTAAAAGAAGAAAATTTAATCGCTTATAATGAAAGAAGAAAGACAAAGAATAATAAGTGATACATTGTATATATATTGCTTGAATATTGTATTAATAATATTCAAGCAATATTTTTATATTATTGCATATACTATTTAAATATTGTAATTATATTGTATTTATAATATTTTGCCTCTATTGCAAAATGGGCATTGTTCTATATAATACCCTCCTGCACTTCCTGGTCTACTTTTTATATCAATCCCTGCTAATCGTAATTGGCGTGCATATTCTTTTACTTGTCGCTCTGATATGTTTAATTTATTAGATATTTCGCTTGTTTTTAATATTTCATTTTTCTTTAAAAGCATTATAATCTTAAAAGCATTATCTATTTTGCCCATACAAAATCCCCTTTTTTGATGTATTTATATTTTAAGTATATCAGTAGTTGATGAACTATAATTGTCACAAGTCAATTTTTATAAAAAGAATTATTGAAATAGACATAAAAAAAGAAGGTAGTAACTAATTAACTAGTTGCTACCTTTTTTAAATCTATTTATTTATAAAATCTAATGCTTTGTAAAGTGTATCAAATCTATCATTCCCCTTTATCATTGTATAATGTTCTTTAGTTATAGAACCTATCTTCTCACATGCTCCACCACCAACAACATAAAGATTTTCAGTTCTCCCTGGTACATAATCTTTTATATCACATATCAGTATTTTCCCATCATTATAACCCCAACCAACTACAGTTGCAGTGATTTTGTCAACTGCTCCATCATAAACGATTGTATGTTTGTACATGATTTTTCCCTCACCATTCTCTTTATTATCTATTGTCTTATTTAAAATACCTTCTGCTATTAATTTAGCAGCTATGTCTTTATGTCTAATATAATAATCTGTATCTGCTTTACTATCTACGAAGCACACTTCTATTAATATTGCAGGAGCTTTTGTATGACTAAGCCAGTAAAGACCTCTTACATCCGATTTTGCACCTCTATTTTTAAATATTGTTGATAGTTTTTTGTTGACTCTTTCAGCATATACCTTACCATTGTTAGTTTTGTATATTGTCTCTGTACCCATTGGATTTAGGGTTGTACTGTTTGCATTAAAGTGGATTTGTACTGCTAAGTCTACATCTTGTTTATTAGCTATCTTACATTGTTCTGCTAAGTAGTTATTAGATTTATCTACCTTACCGCTATAAACAGTAGCACCACCTTTTTTAAGCCACTTGACAACTAAATCCATAAGTATTCTATTTTCTTTTCCTTCATTTATATACCCTGTTGCTCCAGTCCCTTTTCCTGTTAGCGTATGCCCTGCTGTTACTACAACCTTCATACTTAAACACCTTCTTTTTGTAGCATATCTTTTATGTCTATTACATCTTCTTTGATTTCTTCTACGTCTGTTTTCATTGCTCCCATTTCAACAAGTATATTCTTATTTATCTCTTGTTGCTGTGTAGATAACTCTATAAAATTTTCTACTGTCTTTTTATACATATCTCTATCCTCTTTTTTCTCCTGCATGGTATTTTTAAATAGTAAAGCACACAATATCCCTACTGCCCCTAATCCACTCAGCTGAGTTATTAATTCCTCCATAATATAAAAACCTCCTATTTTTTATCCTTCTAACTGTCCGTTATCGGTTCCTAAGAACACGAGCCTTGATGCAACGTTATTGTAAGTAGTTGTCGAAAGTAAGTTTATTAAAAAGTTAAATGCCCCATAACTACCTTCACTCATTTTTAAATTACTCATAGCTAAACTATAACCATTCATAAAACTTATATTTGCCCAATCTCCATAATTAGGTTTGTCGTTTGAACTACTTACGCCTTCTTTAATTATAAAGCCTGTTTCAGTTCCTCCTACGACCTTGCTAGGATATCCTCCTACATTTTTGGTTAATCCTGTTTCATTTTGCGATATTATTTTATAATTTGTACCTTCGTTGTTAAAGTCTGCATTGTTAGAAATAAGAATATCTTTGTTTGAGTTTGTACAGATTCCATCCACCAATATAGAACAATTGCCCCAAAAATCTTCAACTCCTAAAAATTTCACTGGCTCTGTATTGTCTTGACTTCCATAATTAAGTCCTTTTTCATCTGCTCCACCAGGAGTTTGAGAATACCAAAGACCTTGTCCTAACGCAATTGATGAATCTAAATTTTTATAAGCTACTAAATATAAAATTTGCAATAGTAGGTGCGAATAGTAGTTGTACATTTGATAACCTGCTCCTGCGCTTTGCGCACTTTGTCTGAATGTAGACGTATGAGCTTTTTCAACACTATACTTTCCTGTTACGCTTCTAAGTGTGTAATATCTATAGCCCACATAAGCCCCAATGTATATATTACTTTTTTCAGTTTCTCCTACTGTATGCGCTAAACACTTGTAGTCCTTATCAATTTTTTTTGCTGAAATCCTAATTTCGTAACCATTTTCTATTTTGGTAAATTTCCAGTAAACTCTAGGTATTTCAATCATTACATCTACTGTTTCGTCTACATCTGTTTCATCTATATATTTTTTAAAATTTTCTTTTTTTATTTCTTTATATACAGTTCCATTTTTAAATCCCACAGGTCTTATTTTGTTGAAAGGATATATATTCAACCAGCCTTTCAAATCGCTTCCGACTGCTTTTTCTATCCCAACCGAATCCTCTATATATGTTACTGCCGTTTCCGGGTCTTGCTGTGTCTCGTCAATTCTTATGCCATAAACAGGAGGTCTAAAAGATGGTAGCGTCGTAATTGTTTCTATTAATTCATTTAATTTGTAAATATTAGCAACTTCTAAATCTTTTGTTGCCAAAACTTCTTTTAGATGATTTCTTTCATTTATTAAGCCTTCTTTCGCTGTTATTAGTTCATTTATAAGACTTTGCATGGTATTACTCATTTATAAAACTCCTTTTATTTCACTTATCGTATTTGATAATATTTCTTTACTTCCTTTTAACTCTGTAAATAAATCGTCTAATGCTTCCTTTACATTTGTAACACTTGCAACAGCATCATTTGTATAAGGAACTTGACTTGCACTTTCTATTTGTGTTCCATCTGCGCCAGGCTCTCCAGGGTCACCTTTTTCTCCTTTAGCGCCAGGTTCTCCAGGTTGCCCAGGCTCTCCAGGGTCACCTTTTTCTCCTTTAGTACCAGGTTCTCCAGGTTGCCCAGGCTCTCCAGGGTCACCTTTTTCTCCTTTAGCTCCAGGGTCGCCCTTTTCCCCTTTGACATTTCCTATATTGACCCACTCTGTTCCAAATACATACAAAAAACCATTTATGCTATAAGCGTCCCCAACTTCTGCATTTGCTGGTAGTTCATCAGTACTATTTAAGACACCTTTTATTTTTATACTTGCCCCAGCGTCACCCTGGTCACCTTTTTCGCCTCGGTCGCCCTTATCGCCTTTTTCGCCTTTTTCTCCTTTTATATTCCCAGCATCAACCCAAGTTGTTCCATCCCAAACGTACAGGTCGCCTTGTATAAGGTAAGCGTCGCCTTCTTCTGCATTTGTTGGGAGTTTGTCAATAGTATCAAAAGACCCTTTTAGAGTTAGCCCTGCGCCCATATCGCCCTTATCACCCTTGTCGCCTTTATCGCCTTTTAATTCTTCTTTTGTTGGTATTCTTTTAATTGCTTCATCTATTTCTTTAATTTTGCCGTCTATTGTATCCTTTATATTAATTACTTCTTTTATAATGTCCCAGTCGGGTGTATTTTTCAATTCTTCATTTCTGTTTATCCCTTCAACAACATTAAAAGTAATTGGATATGTTGCAACAACTTGCTCGTTTTTATATAGAACAATTTCAGCTGTAGTTTGCCCAGCTGTTTTTAATATGTTATTATCTAATTTTGTTATTATTAAAGAATCTTGTGTAGTGCAATTTCTTTGATATGTTTTATTTTTTGAGTCTTTAAAAAACGCCTGGACTGTATAACCTGTTAAATCTGCATTTACACCATTTTCAACTAATTTAATCTTAAAATCTATGTCATTGTCATACTGCTTAAAT contains:
- a CDS encoding N-acetylmuramoyl-L-alanine amidase, coding for MKVVVTAGHTLTGKGTGATGYINEGKENRILMDLVVKWLKKGGATVYSGKVDKSNNYLAEQCKIANKQDVDLAVQIHFNANSTTLNPMGTETIYKTNNGKVYAERVNKKLSTIFKNRGAKSDVRGLYWLSHTKAPAILIEVCFVDSKADTDYYIRHKDIAAKLIAEGILNKTIDNKENGEGKIMYKHTIVYDGAVDKITATVVGWGYNDGKILICDIKDYVPGRTENLYVVGGGACEKIGSITKEHYTMIKGNDRFDTLYKALDFINK
- a CDS encoding HTH domain-containing protein, coding for MGKIDNAFKIIMLLKKNEILKTSEISNKLNISERQVKEYARQLRLAGIDIKSRPGSAGGYYIEQCPFCNRGKIL
- a CDS encoding BppU family phage baseplate upper protein, whose amino-acid sequence is MRDSIYIIDINKSLYQIATFKQYDNDIDFKIKLVENGVNADLTGYTVQAFFKDSKNKTYQRNCTTQDSLIITKLDNNILKTAGQTTAEIVLYKNEQVVATYPITFNVVEGINRNEELKNTPDWDIIKEVINIKDTIDGKIKEIDEAIKRIPTKEELKGDKGDKGDKGDMGAGLTLKGSFDTIDKLPTNAEEGDAYLIQGDLYVWDGTTWVDAGNIKGEKGEKGDKGDRGEKGDQGDAGASIKIKGVLNSTDELPANAEVGDAYSINGFLYVFGTEWVNIGNVKGEKGDPGAKGEKGDPGEPGQPGEPGTKGEKGDPGEPGQPGEPGAKGEKGDPGEPGADGTQIESASQVPYTNDAVASVTNVKEALDDLFTELKGSKEILSNTISEIKGVL